A single window of Ornithorhynchus anatinus isolate Pmale09 chromosome 3, mOrnAna1.pri.v4, whole genome shotgun sequence DNA harbors:
- the LOC100682251 gene encoding olfactory receptor 5A1-like, whose protein sequence is MVGRRNSTNVIKFILLGFSEPPQLQGLLFGVFLLIYLMTLSWNLGLITLIRTNFHLHTPMYFFLSHLSFVDVCYSSSVVPKMLADFFKERKTISLMGCTIQCFVFVGMGGTECCLLAAMAYDRYVAICDPLRYQAAMTQTLCVRMVVAAHLGGFLTSLAETSSIFQLRFCGPNVIHHFFCDLPLLLDLSCSNSFISKVVNWLMVFITGVTSGLIVLISYLYIITTVVKIRPVKGRSKAFSTCASHLTVVTLFYGSGLFAYLHPGASHSANQGEAASLFYGAVIPMLNPIAYSLRNKEIKDALTKLKEAIDQWKIPWLEAEVCMKYWPEQNLP, encoded by the exons ATGGTTGGGAGAAGAAATTCTACAAACGTGATCAAGTTTATCCTACTGGGATTCTCGGAGCCTCCACAGCTGCAGGGTCTCCTCTTTGGGGTGTTCTTGTTGATCTACCTCATGACCTTGAGCTGGAACCTTGGCCTCATCACCCTGATCAGGACCAACTTCCatctccacacccccatgtactttttCCTCAGTCACCTGTCCTTCGTAGACGTCTGCTACTCTTCCTCCGTGGTCCCGAAAATGCTCGCCGATTTCTTCAAGGAGCGGAAAACCATCTCCCTCATGGGTTGCACCATTCAGTGTTTTGTCTTTGTTGGCATGGGAGGCACAGAGTGCTGCCTCCTGGCTGCTATGGCATACGATCGCTATGTCGCCATTTGTGACCCACTGCGGTACCAGGCCGCCATGACTCAGACCTTGTGTGTGCGGATGGTGGTCGCTGCCCACCTGGGGGGATTCCTCACGAGCTTGGCCGAAACGAGCTCCATATTCCAGCTTCGTTTCTGTGGACCAAATGTCATCCATCACTTCTTCTGTGACCTGCCTCTTCTCCTGGACCTGTCCTGTTCTAATTCCTTTATCAGTAAAGTGGTGAACTGGCTGATGGTTTTCATTACTGGGGTGACATCTGGGCTCATTGTTCTCATCTCCTATTTATATATCATTACCACCGTGGTGAAGATCCGTCCTGTCAAAGGGAGATCTAAGGCATTCAGCACCTGCGCCTCTCACCTGACGGTCGTCACCCTCTTCTATGGCTCTGGCCTCTTTGCATATCTCCATCCCGGTGCCAGTCACTCCGCGAACCAAGGCGAAGCGGCATCCTTGTTCTATGGAGCCGTGATCCCCATGTTGAACCCTATCGCTTATAGCCTGAGAAACAAGGAGATCAAAGATGCCCTGACAAAGCTGAAGGAggctatcgatcagtg GAAAATCCCCTGGCTCGAAGCAGAAGTTTGTATGAAATACTGGCCTGAACAGAACCTACCTTAA